The Lolium perenne isolate Kyuss_39 chromosome 6, Kyuss_2.0, whole genome shotgun sequence genome segment TCTGAATGAAGCACGGTACAGCTAGCTTCAGCGCTTCAAGATACTGATTCTCCCAAAAAAAAAGGCTCTGGATCATGCAAATATATAGCCAGCCCCTCGAGTTCACCAGTGAAAAGGGTCATCGACAGTAAGATCAGATGCTTTCTGGATGCTCCAATCATTCTGATATGATTCTCCTAGCACCATCATCTTACATTCACACTTCCATGGTACACGTGAGAGAGCGACCAATTTGTTTGTCATCTCCGTCGCCTTGGCCACCGAAGTAAGACTCTCTCTGTTTAGCAGAACATGCAGAGTCTGTAGCTCCTGCGCATTCCTGGAAATGAACTTGATGAATTCAAGCTCACATTGCTCCCCTCTATATTCATGGATAACCATCTTCTTGACATGCGACTCGATGCATTCAACAGTAGACACCTCACACCAGAACTTAGCACGGTTCCTTCCAGTCGGTTCAGTTAAAGACTGAAACATCACATCAGTAGACGGTTCGTTAGAGGATGGATCATACCAGCAGAAGCAATGATTTGCCATTGCTGTTAAATAGAGTACCAGAAAAAAACTGGCTGGATAATTGCATGGGATACTAGGATTTCACCTCGATGTGCAGTGTCTCAATGTTGGGAAAGCATCTGAGGAGGGTCACCAGCATCTTGATCTCCTTCAAGACACCAAAATTAACCTTGAAGGCCAATATCTTCACACCTGGAAGCACTGTGCTTGGGCTTGGCATTGTGCCAGGCTGCAACGGAAAAGCAGATATGTCATTTGTACAAATCAGTGGCAATCCAACGTAGTATTATGTACACCTGGGAAGTGGGAAGGTAATACCTTGATGACATTGCGGCCGATCTGCAGCTGGTGAAACCTTGGCTCCAAGTAGCCGAGCGCCCGCAAGTTAGGTGCAGAAGCGATCTTGATGGTCACGATACTCTCGTCACCTAAGCGAGGCGCTTCCAGCAAGAAGAGGCGCTCCAGGAGCGGGGCGTCCACCACGGCGACCTCTTCCACGGCGGACATCCAGAGAAGCACGCACCGGAGGCTCCTGCTGCGGATGCGGACGGGATCGGGCGTACTGTTGAGTACGAAGACGAGCTTCTCCAGAACCGGGCAGCAAGCGAGCACGTAGTCGAGGTCCCAGGTGCTGATGCCGGTCGTGAACATGCCGAGCTCCTGAAGGTTGGGCAGGACGTAGGCTCCCTGGGAGAGACCACCGGTGTCCGGAAAGGAATCGCTGGAAGCCTCTTCATGGGTAGTGCACTCCCGTCGTACTAGTGCTATTGTGTCCGGAAACGAGAAGAATGCCAGGAAGAGGCGTTGGAGCGAGGCACAGCGGAGGATGTCCGTGGGGAGGCGTATGTTGTTGAGCTCGATGTCGTCGACGTTGTTgaggaggacgaggtcctcgacgCCCTTGGAGGCGAGGAGGCGCAGCCACTCTGCGAGCTCACGCTTGTGGGATGCGAAGCTGCAGCGGGCGATGTCGATGACGCGGAAGGGCCCCGGGTGGTCTGCCAGGATGCGGCCGACCGCAGAGGGGAGTAGGTCGGCGTCGCGGAGGGCGAGCGGGGTGgagcgccagaggtggcgccaccgggaggcgacggcggcggtTCGGGCGGCGTCCTTGACCGGGAGGCGTGAGACGATGCAGCGGAGAAGGTCGTCGGGGAGGGCGCTGATGCGGTCAACAGCAGCGGAGAGCGGGGCGGCACCTGCGACAGCATGTCTACCGCCGGGGAACCAGCCCATGAATTTCTCGACGAGCTCGCCCATGGCCGGAACGGAGTGGACTACAGACTGCAGACGCGGCGGCGAGTGGAGTGGAGTGGAGTGAAGTGGACTACCCGCGGCTGCTCTAAAGTAGGGTTTTAACTGGGCCTGGGCCAGATAAATTTCGGAAGTGGCTCTCCAGCCCATCATTTACCTTTTTTTTCGGCAATTCTCACTGTATTAAGTCAAGCAAGATTTATTTTACCTTAGCAGTACGTGTACTATTCAATGCTATAGAAATTTTTGTATTGGGTCTCTGAATTTTCTGGATCCGGAATATGGCATGGCAAAATTCTTTGTTTTTTTAGCAATGTGAATGCCAAAAATAAAGTCAAGGATTTTTCATCTCATCTACAAAATATGGAAAAACATAAAACTTCGAATTTTCATCTCAAGGTGGAGACTTAAACAAACACCTTCAAGGATCACCACACACATACATCGCTGCTACCTGATCTAGCAAGGACTTGAGACCTTGGGATGTTTACGATGACTTGACaatgataggatgttgatgttgATCTCGGGGTCTTCACCCAAATATTGTGCATATTTGTTTCCGAATGTTCCATTGCCACAATCCACCCTCTCTAGTGGCTTGTGCTTTTGCTCAGGCTAGTTGGCTCCTTACATGaagatagtactttgcatatttgCACTAAAGAAGAAAACATTGGAAGTAATGTTGACCACACCATGTTAGGTCGATGCCTCATCAATGTTGTTTCTTATTTTGGCCAACCGAGATCTTGAGGGAATAGGACCACTATACCATGCGACTAGGAAGGCAGGAAGTGGGAACATCCATCTGGGGATCCACGTTCTTAGCTAGTGTGCTCGGATATAGGAGAACCCGATCCGTCGAAAGATCTATGTGGGATCCATATGCTAGATCCACGTGAGCTTTCCGGCCACCGATGGTTCACCACCACGACCACAATTACCCTTTTAGTTCTCACAAAATACGTCTCACTTACATCCGCTTAATACTTGAAATACGACGATTTTCAACATATTTGTTGTGCATTTTACTCTTCATGGTATCTTGGTTGCAtatgtgaaagtgcatggagctcccatgtgtggttttggtaattaatgacaatccctatggactaatgtttgcattgagttatatttgtaggtgttgtccataggcaatgtttgaaccatatgttggcttcaaggttgcaataagaagaaattgatgaaggatatcaagtgtcaagtatgtcttgaagatgaaggtgaagtgagctctcaagttacttcaagacatctacATGATGAAGAAAtgtagtgcaagttcaagatgagccaactcgaagagatcatatgcttgaagcttgccataaagaaatgaagtgcaagttcaagatgagccaactcgaagagatcatatgcttgaagcttgccatgaagaaatgaagtgcaagttcaagatgagccatatcgaagagatcctttgcttgactcttgccatccatatggtgatcatggatatgtgaagatgcgccaaagaagaagctctcccatggtggattatgggggagcaatccacaagacttcgtcaagcaatcacaatcaagaaaggtgttccatcttgttgaggtcaagatcgtcatcatcgagctcaagtggaatgcgcaagtataaggtttgctcttgatagggtttctttctcaccggtatcatagtgtagttggagaccggtttatagtttagttgccgtactatcaagagggctctcgagtgagtaactcgatcgtatccttcggagagctcaaacctttgcatcctttcatcatctttcttggttgttatttggatcttatccatgtgatattttagagcttgtgcttattctcatgaaaagctctagttcatcaagaatggtttttgcacgggcaacttgttgcattttcaaggttggaggttttcaccggtatgtcttttttagataggtcaaacctttcatcatttgtttctatcctacattgttggattatgatggttccctgcatgatcttgtagatcttgttcctagctttaaaacaagcccaagatcatcaaaatcggagtccggatgctaaagttatgcccgtttcagtttgatgtttctgccagtttttgGGGGGcgcatattccggcccaagtttggggcggataatccggccccccaaAAAGTCCGGATTTTgtgaaaatccggccaaatatccggccccatCCAGGGGCATGTTTTTTCTGGTCCTTTGCCGTTTTTCGGGGgctggatatttgcaaaatatccggcccggataatccggcctgagcatacccaaacggtcatatttcgatgggagggggtatttaagcccccttcttcctccttgggctgctacctcttcccctttgtgctctccaccattgttgaccttgagagcttccctttccctctactcctcctatgcttcttgaatatttttgagggaaaaggaagaggagatctagatctacattcctaccaatcaaatccctctctttgtgaggggaatccactagatctagatcttggagaaatttggtgttcctcctcttatttattcttcctctcttattcccccaatagcttttgtagctttgttggaatttgagagagaaggacctgagcatctttgtggtgttcttgccattgcatttggtgcatcggtttgagttctccacggtgattggtggtggtgtgatacgtctccaacgtatctataatttcttatgttccatgttagttttatgataatacatacatgttttattcatactttatatcgttttgatgcattttccggaactaacctattaacaagatgccgaagtgccagttcctgttttctgctatttttggtttcagaaatcctacaaaggaaatattctcggaattggacgaaattaatgtccacgatcttatatttcgcgGAAGCTTCTAGAGAGCCAGAgatggaccagaggggagccctaggggccccaccccacatggcggcgcggccaaaggggggggcgccagcctatgggggggccacccctggctcctccgaggctgcccttccgcctatatattctctccgcctcgaaaaccctagaaagagaagccacgggacgagaaaagttacgcagccgccgccatcgcgaagccaagttcgggggacagaagtctttgttccggcacgccgccgggacgggcaagtgcccccggaaggcgcctccatcgacaccaccgccatcttcatcgtcgttgctgtctcctgtgatgaggaggaagtagttatccctcaaggctaagggctgtaccggtagctatgtgtatcatctctctctctcatgtgatctttatgtgatcatgagctttgtatcactattaatctatgtgctactctagtgatgttattaaagtagtctattcctccttcatgatgtaatgttgacagtgtgtgcatcatgtagtacttggcgtaggttatgattgtaatctcttgtagattataaagttaactattactatgcactctagagttactttaatatgaactccggattcactctccatggtgtgacagtgacagtgtttgcatcgtgtgtgattcctttatgacgttgtggagcttgtttactccggcttgagggtgctctcgtagccctacacaatgaatggtgtttgttatccaacaatagagtctttgaaagtagtacaaaggaagagaacttatttatttatgtgattattgttgagagtgtccactagtgaaagtatgatccctaggccttgtttctaagcatcgaaacaccgtttccaacaagttctgctacatgtttacttgctgccatagttatttcagattgctattaccactcatattcatccatatcacttgcatcttactatctcttcgccgaactagtgcacctatacatctgacaagtgtattaggtgtgttggggacacaagagacttcttgtatcttaattgtagggcgttgcttgagaggaatatctctgacctctacctccctgagttcgataaaccttgggtgattcacttaagggaaacgtgttgctgttctacaaacctctgctcttggaggcccaacactgtctacaggaatagaagcgtgcgtagaaagcaagaaggttgttactcttgggttcttggaaccctagacggattctagatctttgtggtgatttgttgggagcctccaattaagttgtggatgtgtgccccaacctttgtgtaaggcccggtttccgcctcgaaggaaatcccttagtggaaccgtgacctaggcctttgtggcgagggtcaccggagatttaggtgaggcgccttcgtggcgctcggtgtgtggtgtgagtaccgcatcttggggtgaggcctttgtggcgttggtgtgcatcgagcaaccatacctcaaggtgagcctcttgtggcgttcgggagcactaagccaccgcacctctccaccggagattagcactcgcaagagtgtgaacttcgggataaatcatcgtctcccgcgtgcctcggttatctctatacccgagctctttacttatgcactttaccttgtgatagccatcgtgcttgaagttatatatatatatcttgctatcacataagttgcttgtcttgcttagcataagttgttggtgcacataggtgaaccattgcttagaataagttgttggtgcacataggtgaaccatagtatataggctttgggattgacaaagtaaacgctagttttattccgcatttgttaagcccatctcgtaaaagttttaaatcgcctattcacccccccccctctaggcgacatccgtgtcctttcaattggtatcagagcaaggtctctcattcttaggcttcaccgccttgagagtaaagatgtcggttaggggattagcgcacaataacttgtttatatttgatggcactaattatgatctatggaaaatttatgtgcttaatattttgcggggtatttccccgaacatggaACGATTTCTTGACCTggatttttcttctcctaaggatccccaaaagTTATCTctcgaggaggagaaaaactcttgcctcgatgctctttcttctcatgtgttttccattgttgtgagcaatgtagttacttcatcaatcatgccttttgggagcgctcatgaattatggacaaagcttcaagacaaatatgatgtgtccaatattattgaggatgattgtattgcttccactttcggccgtgatgagttctcatcttcatccacttcaccaaagtgtggtaagacacaaggtaatgatatggtgagtggtgatgaaaattgcaatgttgatattgagcttactattgatgattcttcatctctatctcattgcaatgtttcatctttggacttaaacacatctagcactaaaaatgatttacatgcttgtgttaatAGTCCttccatatcatgtgtaagttgcttgaataaatctcatgatgatatgcttgatttgtcttgtggccatgataaaaatgcttctattacctctagttgttgtgtggctaacaatgtagaggaaaccaaagattctattggtcaagacaagatcttgaaaggagcctcaagtaactcctcatctttatctcaccgtTCTCATatttgccttatggccaagggttccacggtacctcctaccatggaacctaatatttctcgtggtgataaggatgaggatgaatatgaagaagaggattgggttgtctctctacacgATAAGGGTAAgattgtattcaaggttctttgcaaatataaaattgctagctctcacttctttgaaatctttacTACCGCTATTgaaagccaaaaacttatttggatgcatgagaacaccattgataagatgggtgctcttgaacgagattatgccaatgatgtagcatccctaaagaatgaacttgaagaagaacaagagaccgtagcctctcttgaagagcaacttgaaacccttgaagtgtctcaaaatgaaatagtttctaaactcactaaggaaagagaccatgctaaagctcaagtaaaaatgcttaaaaaggaaaattccaaagttggtgttggtcatgataaacttgttaaggatctagatgatctagacaagttccacaaggtcttggagagcgaacactctatcctcaccaagtctcatgagcaacttcaagcttcctatttaaaagagcatgctatgttaccatctcttcttaatatgtcttgtgatgatgcttgtgctactaactctacttcttgtgaagcatctatcttgaaggagaatgtttagCTAAGggatcaacttgaattgctaactagcaattatgggaaattggaagaaaatcatggaaagctttctagctcccatgaggatcttctagcctctcatgataggctaaagttagctcatgaggctatcatatcaaaggcaacaccttgtgagcctcatgaggatactagcactactactcaaaattctATATTGTCATGTGCTAGTCcggcctagtaattcatccactcatagtattgctaaatcttgtgatgaattattttccttgccttgttgctctaacaatgaaggttctacttcctctagtacttgtgttattactaaccatgtagaggaaatcaaagagctcaaggcccaagtcacttctttgaagaatgacttggtaaagagtcatgaagggaaatgcaaacttgacacgatgttaagtgtgcaacaatcccccaatgacaagagtggacttggattcaaatccaacaacaagaac includes the following:
- the LOC127306287 gene encoding F-box/LRR-repeat protein At3g26922, whose protein sequence is MGELVEKFMGWFPGGRHAVAGAAPLSAAVDRISALPDDLLRCIVSRLPVKDAARTAAVASRWRHLWRSTPLALRDADLLPSAVGRILADHPGPFRVIDIARCSFASHKRELAEWLRLLASKGVEDLVLLNNVDDIELNNIRLPTDILRCASLQRLFLAFFSFPDTIALVRRECTTHEEASSDSFPDTGGLSQGAYVLPNLQELGMFTTGISTWDLDYVLACCPVLEKLVFVLNSTPDPVRIRSRSLRCVLLWMSAVEEVAVVDAPLLERLFLLEAPRLGDESIVTIKIASAPNLRALGYLEPRFHQLQIGRNVIKPGTMPSPSTVLPGVKILAFKVNFGVLKEIKMLVTLLRCFPNIETLHIESLTEPTGRNRAKFWCEVSTVECIESHVKKMVIHEYRGEQCELEFIKFISRNAQELQTLHVLLNRESLTSVAKATEMTNKLVALSRVPWKCECKMMVLGESYQNDWSIQKASDLTVDDPFHW